In one Bacillus thuringiensis genomic region, the following are encoded:
- a CDS encoding YjjG family noncanonical pyrimidine nucleotidase has product MKKYKTLLFDVDDTLLDFQRAEKVALRVLFEEKGIPLTDEIEARYKKINKGLWDAFEKGELSRNEVVNTRFSLLFKEYGEEVDGILFENNYRNYLEEGNQLMQGAFEFINQIQGEYELYIVTNGVSKTQDKRLRNAGLHSLFKDVFVSEDTGFQKPMKEYFDYVFERIPNFAPEAGLIIGDSLSADIKGGYVAGIDTCWFNPERKLNDSGIIPTYELHNFEELYALLKQFV; this is encoded by the coding sequence ATGAAAAAATATAAAACATTGTTATTTGATGTAGATGATACATTACTAGATTTCCAAAGGGCTGAAAAAGTGGCTTTACGGGTGCTTTTTGAAGAGAAGGGAATCCCTTTAACAGACGAGATAGAGGCTCGTTATAAAAAAATAAATAAAGGTCTTTGGGATGCTTTTGAAAAAGGAGAACTATCACGCAATGAAGTTGTAAATACACGATTTTCTCTGTTGTTTAAAGAGTATGGAGAAGAAGTAGATGGAATATTATTCGAAAATAATTATCGTAACTACTTAGAAGAAGGAAATCAACTCATGCAAGGTGCGTTTGAATTTATAAATCAAATTCAAGGAGAGTATGAATTGTATATAGTGACAAATGGTGTTTCTAAGACGCAAGATAAACGTTTGCGTAATGCAGGTTTACATTCATTATTTAAAGATGTTTTTGTTTCGGAAGATACAGGTTTTCAAAAACCGATGAAAGAGTATTTTGATTATGTTTTTGAACGGATTCCTAACTTTGCACCTGAAGCAGGGCTGATTATTGGAGATTCATTAAGCGCTGATATTAAAGGTGGATATGTAGCGGGAATTGATACTTGTTGGTTTAATCCAGAAAGAAAATTAAATGATAGTGGGATTATACCGACATATGAATTGCATAATTTTGAAGAATTATACGCTCTATTAAAACAGTT
- a CDS encoding transcriptional regulator YeiL, giving the protein MKISKNEEEIYQYMRIHQFHTLFSFHVLPYVELHSFQTKEMICSEGNALPYLYYLISGKAKIYMSHQNGKVSLINFIQAPSFIGELGLIGVENITKSVEVLEDCVCLALPLKDCQQLLLQDATFLQHLCKFIGEKTITRTENYAKNYSYPFENRLAAFILLTEQNNCYIEKHTEASEYLNVSYRHLLYVLNQFCQQNYLRKEGRTYYIQDRNTLEKLADELKI; this is encoded by the coding sequence ATGAAAATCAGCAAAAATGAGGAAGAAATTTATCAATACATGCGAATCCATCAATTCCATACCCTATTTTCATTTCATGTCTTGCCATATGTAGAGCTGCATTCTTTTCAAACGAAAGAGATGATATGTAGCGAAGGAAATGCTCTCCCTTATCTCTATTACTTAATTTCTGGGAAAGCAAAAATATATATGAGTCATCAAAACGGGAAGGTTTCATTAATTAACTTTATTCAAGCACCATCTTTTATCGGAGAATTAGGATTAATAGGAGTAGAAAATATTACTAAATCCGTTGAAGTACTAGAAGATTGTGTATGTTTGGCACTTCCTCTTAAAGATTGTCAGCAACTTTTATTACAAGATGCAACGTTTTTACAGCACTTATGTAAATTTATTGGAGAAAAGACAATTACTCGCACTGAAAATTACGCAAAAAACTATAGTTATCCTTTTGAAAATCGATTAGCTGCTTTTATTTTATTAACAGAGCAAAATAATTGTTATATAGAAAAGCATACCGAGGCCTCGGAATATTTAAATGTCAGCTACCGTCATCTTTTATATGTATTAAATCAGTTTTGCCAACAAAATTATTTAAGAAAAGAAGGCCGAACATATTATATACAAGATCGAAATACATTAGAAAAACTTGCTGATGAACTAAAAATATAA
- a CDS encoding response regulator: MKIKVLLVDDHTVVLKGLAFFLSTQEDLELVGEANNGKEALVKVGETNPDVILMDLYMPEMDGVEATAYIKKEYPNVKVIVLTSFSDQAHVLPALRAGASGYILKDVEPDQLVEAIRSAYKGNIQLHPDIANALLSQTLPVEEKEEEPSIQVDVLTARENEVLQLLAKGMSNKEIASVLVITEKTVKAHVSSILSKLNLSDRTQAALYAVKNGIV; encoded by the coding sequence GTGAAAATAAAAGTATTGTTAGTTGATGATCATACAGTTGTTTTAAAAGGATTAGCATTTTTCTTAAGTACACAGGAAGATTTAGAGTTAGTTGGAGAAGCGAATAATGGGAAAGAAGCGTTAGTGAAAGTAGGAGAAACAAATCCTGATGTTATATTAATGGATTTATATATGCCTGAAATGGATGGTGTTGAGGCGACGGCATATATTAAAAAAGAGTATCCAAATGTGAAAGTAATTGTATTGACTAGTTTTTCTGATCAGGCGCATGTGTTACCTGCATTAAGGGCTGGAGCAAGTGGGTATATTTTAAAAGATGTAGAACCGGATCAGCTTGTTGAGGCTATTCGAAGCGCATATAAAGGTAATATTCAATTACATCCGGATATAGCAAATGCTCTTCTCTCTCAAACATTACCTGTAGAAGAAAAGGAAGAAGAACCTTCTATTCAAGTGGATGTGCTAACAGCGAGAGAAAATGAAGTATTGCAGCTATTAGCAAAAGGGATGAGCAATAAGGAAATTGCATCTGTTTTAGTTATTACAGAAAAGACAGTTAAGGCGCATGTAAGTAGCATTTTGAGTAAGTTGAATTTATCTGATCGTACGCAAGCGGCATTATATGCAGTGAAAAATGGAATTGTATAA
- a CDS encoding FMN-dependent NADH-azoreductase: MATVLFVKANNRPAEQAVSVKLYEAFLANYKEAHPNDTVVELDLYKEELPYVGVDMINGTFKAGKGFDLTEEEAKAVAVADKYLNQFLEADKVVFGFPLWNLTIPAVLHTYIDYLNRAGKTFKYTPEGPVGLIGDKKIALLNARGGVYSEGPAAEVEMAVKYVASMMGFFGATNMETVVIEGHNQFPDKAEEIIAAGLEEAAKVASEF, encoded by the coding sequence ATGGCAACAGTTTTATTCGTTAAAGCAAATAACCGTCCAGCGGAACAAGCAGTTAGTGTAAAATTATATGAGGCATTTTTAGCAAACTATAAAGAAGCACACCCAAATGATACAGTAGTAGAACTTGATTTATATAAAGAAGAATTACCATATGTAGGCGTAGACATGATCAATGGTACATTCAAGGCAGGTAAAGGCTTTGATTTAACAGAAGAAGAAGCAAAAGCAGTAGCAGTTGCTGATAAGTATTTAAATCAATTCCTAGAAGCTGATAAAGTTGTTTTCGGCTTCCCATTATGGAACTTAACGATTCCAGCAGTATTGCACACATATATTGATTATTTAAACCGTGCTGGTAAAACGTTCAAATATACGCCAGAGGGTCCAGTTGGCCTAATCGGAGATAAGAAGATTGCATTATTAAATGCAAGAGGCGGCGTATATTCAGAAGGTCCAGCAGCTGAGGTAGAAATGGCTGTTAAATATGTAGCAAGTATGATGGGCTTCTTCGGCGCAACAAACATGGAAACAGTAGTTATTGAAGGGCATAACCAATTCCCAGATAAAGCAGAAGAAATCATCGCTGCAGGTCTTGAAGAAGCAGCTAAAGTAGCAAGTGAATTTTAA
- a CDS encoding GAF domain-containing sensor histidine kinase, translating to MFRDNRTNELVILKEIAETLNTSNDTYHVLQAVLEKLLSVTGLTTGWIFLADENGKYTKLIDYQLPEALTYENKRPMCEGECWCLRGFVDGKLERAVNIIECKRINNAIEYNWGDTEGILHHATVPLKAGGEKFGLLNVASPGKTHFSEEELVLLQSVAFQIGTALKRTKLYENEKRRAHYYVKLERFIQDLKTIHKFNVLPEKVVNHVGEVFQWNQVALFIREEKELSLRASYVQEELQEDVKEAAKKALEQDQPVLIKHQIGHNVHLNRAVIATPIHIQNHIFGVLCVSLNNGGFDANTIDVIQALSNHVSLIIENLRLNEQRRELVRMEERNRLARDLHDSVSQKLFSLTFMTKGAEAVLKGKNEKVDQSLHEMRELAQGALKEMRTLIWQLRPAGLEKGLLPALKKYGQNLGLKIREQVTGVRDLPRVVEEGLWRIGQEALNNVSKHAGVKEATIYFTVNEKNVSLEIVDEGKGFVEKNIKEKKSLGMTTMRERVELVGGTIKIVSDKKRTSVKINVPL from the coding sequence ATGTTTCGAGATAATCGTACAAATGAATTAGTTATATTAAAGGAAATTGCAGAAACATTAAATACATCAAATGATACATATCATGTATTGCAAGCTGTCCTAGAGAAATTACTAAGTGTAACAGGCTTAACGACAGGATGGATTTTTCTTGCGGATGAAAATGGGAAGTATACGAAGTTGATTGATTACCAATTACCAGAGGCACTTACATATGAAAATAAACGCCCGATGTGCGAAGGTGAGTGTTGGTGTTTACGAGGTTTTGTAGATGGGAAATTAGAAAGAGCCGTTAATATTATTGAATGTAAAAGAATTAATAATGCAATTGAATATAATTGGGGAGATACGGAGGGCATTCTTCATCATGCTACTGTTCCTTTAAAAGCTGGAGGAGAAAAATTTGGGTTGTTAAATGTTGCAAGTCCGGGTAAAACACATTTTTCGGAAGAAGAATTAGTATTACTCCAATCGGTTGCTTTCCAAATTGGTACGGCTTTAAAGCGAACAAAATTATATGAAAATGAAAAAAGAAGAGCACATTATTATGTGAAATTAGAGCGTTTCATTCAAGATTTAAAAACGATTCATAAGTTTAATGTATTACCTGAAAAGGTGGTAAATCACGTAGGTGAAGTATTTCAATGGAATCAAGTGGCGCTTTTTATTAGGGAGGAAAAAGAATTATCTTTGCGAGCGTCTTACGTTCAGGAAGAATTACAAGAGGATGTAAAAGAGGCGGCCAAGAAGGCGTTAGAGCAAGATCAACCAGTTCTAATAAAACATCAAATAGGACATAATGTACATCTAAATCGAGCTGTTATTGCTACACCAATACATATTCAAAACCATATATTTGGTGTTTTATGTGTTAGCTTGAATAATGGAGGGTTTGATGCTAATACAATAGATGTAATTCAAGCGCTGTCGAACCATGTTTCATTAATAATAGAGAATTTAAGGCTAAACGAACAGCGTCGTGAACTTGTAAGAATGGAAGAAAGAAATCGGCTAGCAAGAGATTTACATGATTCTGTTTCGCAAAAATTATTTTCATTAACCTTCATGACAAAAGGCGCCGAGGCAGTTTTAAAAGGTAAAAATGAAAAGGTAGATCAATCTTTGCATGAGATGCGTGAACTTGCGCAAGGAGCTTTGAAAGAAATGAGGACATTAATTTGGCAGCTTCGTCCGGCAGGATTAGAAAAAGGATTATTGCCAGCTCTAAAGAAGTACGGTCAAAATTTGGGACTGAAAATAAGGGAGCAAGTTACGGGTGTTCGTGATTTACCGCGTGTAGTAGAAGAAGGTTTGTGGCGCATAGGCCAAGAAGCACTGAACAATGTAAGTAAGCATGCAGGTGTAAAAGAAGCGACGATTTATTTTACAGTGAATGAGAAAAATGTATCATTAGAAATAGTTGATGAAGGAAAGGGCTTTGTGGAAAAGAATATAAAAGAAAAGAAATCACTAGGTATGACTACGATGCGCGAAAGAGTAGAATTAGTTGGTGGAACAATTAAAATTGTAAGTGATAAGAAAAGAACAAGTGTAAAAATAAACGTACCATTATGA